The Caulifigura coniformis genome includes a region encoding these proteins:
- the malQ gene encoding 4-alpha-glucanotransferase, which produces MTRRRRAGVLLHVSSLPGKLGIGDLGPEAYAFIDQLAKAKQSVWQILPLGPTGYGDSPYQCYSAFAGNPLFVSPEMLIEDGLLSEAVVKESRRFAAGTIDFEKLTPIRMEWLKEAFTAFQGRKQKKLTAAFEEFCATEKRWLDEFALFMALRDQWPDRSWVDWPEKLRSRDKRALTEARKEFADGILFHQFVQFQFARQWNDLHAFARARDIEIMGDAPIFVSHESSDVWANQDQFDLGANGRPLKVAGVPPDYFSSTGQHWGNPQYRWDRMEADGFQWWIRRMEASLKFVDLIRLDHFRGFEAYWEIPASAPTAATGKWMPGPREKLFHAMQKALGSLPIIAEDLGVITAPVRKLRDDFGFPGMRVLQFGFGGDDDIHRPHFYVQNSVAYTGTHDNDTTVGWFNAEPGKTTTMSLKAVQAERRMVLDYLNTTAEEIHWGLIRGVHSSVSDLAVVPVQDILGLGSEARMNTPGTSSGNWRWRLRPGQLKSEPLSRLARMTTLYDRAPDTPPPTGK; this is translated from the coding sequence ATGACACGGAGACGTCGCGCCGGCGTGCTGCTGCACGTTTCGTCGCTTCCGGGGAAGCTCGGCATTGGCGACCTGGGACCTGAGGCCTACGCCTTCATCGATCAGCTCGCGAAGGCGAAGCAATCGGTCTGGCAGATCCTTCCGCTCGGCCCGACCGGCTACGGCGACTCGCCCTATCAGTGTTACTCGGCCTTCGCCGGGAACCCGTTGTTCGTCAGCCCGGAAATGCTGATCGAAGACGGCCTGCTCTCCGAAGCGGTCGTGAAAGAGTCTCGCAGGTTCGCGGCGGGAACGATCGACTTCGAAAAGCTCACGCCGATCCGGATGGAGTGGCTCAAGGAGGCCTTCACGGCGTTCCAGGGCCGCAAGCAGAAGAAGCTGACGGCCGCCTTCGAGGAGTTCTGCGCGACGGAGAAACGCTGGCTCGATGAGTTCGCCCTGTTCATGGCCCTGCGGGATCAGTGGCCCGATCGCAGCTGGGTCGACTGGCCCGAAAAGCTCCGCTCCCGCGACAAGCGCGCCCTCACGGAGGCTCGTAAGGAATTCGCCGACGGAATCCTGTTCCACCAGTTCGTCCAGTTCCAGTTCGCCCGGCAGTGGAACGATCTGCACGCCTTCGCTCGTGCCCGCGACATCGAGATCATGGGCGACGCCCCGATCTTCGTGTCGCATGAAAGCTCCGACGTCTGGGCCAATCAGGACCAGTTCGATCTCGGCGCCAATGGTCGTCCCCTGAAAGTCGCGGGCGTCCCGCCCGACTATTTCAGCAGCACGGGCCAGCACTGGGGCAACCCGCAGTATCGCTGGGACCGCATGGAAGCCGACGGTTTCCAATGGTGGATCCGGCGGATGGAGGCCAGCCTCAAATTTGTCGACCTCATCCGGCTCGACCATTTCCGCGGCTTCGAGGCTTATTGGGAGATCCCCGCCTCAGCCCCTACCGCCGCAACCGGAAAGTGGATGCCCGGCCCGCGTGAAAAGCTGTTCCACGCGATGCAGAAAGCCCTCGGCAGCCTCCCCATCATTGCGGAAGACCTCGGAGTCATCACGGCGCCCGTCCGCAAACTGCGGGACGACTTCGGCTTCCCCGGTATGCGCGTGCTGCAGTTTGGATTCGGCGGGGACGACGACATCCACCGACCGCACTTCTACGTCCAGAATTCCGTCGCCTACACCGGCACGCATGACAATGACACGACCGTCGGCTGGTTCAACGCCGAGCCAGGCAAGACGACGACCATGTCGCTGAAAGCGGTCCAGGCCGAGCGCCGGATGGTGCTCGACTACCTCAACACCACGGCCGAAGAGATCCACTGGGGGCTGATCCGGGGAGTCCACAGTTCCGTTTCCGACCTCGCCGTTGTCCCCGTCCAGGACATCCTCGGCCTCGGCTCGGAAGCCCGGATGAACACCCCAGGCACCTCCTCCGGCAACTGGCGGTGGCGGCTCCGACCGGGCCAGCTCAAATCCGAGCCCCTCTCCCGCCTCGCCCGCATGACCACCCTCTACGACCGGGCGCCTGACACCCCGCCGCCGACGGGAAAGTAG
- a CDS encoding DUF1501 domain-containing protein: MHSDVLARRALLKSAACGFGGLALAGLAGKSASAATSPYQARPTLFPARAKRVIFIFMQGGPSHVDTFDYKPRLAEEHGKKLAFKDARKLAKTGMSGNEQVMMSPWKFKQYGECGRWASELFPSIAQHVDDLCFVHSLHTNGVAHGPSTIFLHTGTTNFVRPSMGAWISYGLGNENENLPSFVTINPSLGNGGPRNYGNAFLPAHYQGTTVGRAGQPARDARIQFITNDSVPLSEQKRQLELLSSINADQLARRSHDDELSAVVNSYEMAFRMQMHAPEITDISKETKATQDLYGIGVKETDEFGQQCLLARRISEAGCRFVQVSYADNTANPRWDQHSKIQLHATHAQATDRPVAGLLADLKARGLLEDTLVWWGGEFGRNPFTQGADGRDHNPKGFTHFFAGGGMKPGFSYGATDEFGHEAVVDKMHMHDVHATILHALGLDHEKLTYRHAGRDFRLTDVEGRVVKDLFI, encoded by the coding sequence ATGCATTCAGACGTGCTGGCTCGTCGTGCTTTACTGAAATCCGCTGCGTGTGGCTTTGGTGGCCTCGCCCTCGCCGGACTGGCGGGGAAGTCCGCCAGCGCTGCGACCAGTCCCTACCAGGCCCGGCCGACACTCTTCCCCGCCCGGGCCAAGCGGGTGATCTTCATCTTCATGCAGGGGGGGCCGAGCCACGTCGATACGTTCGACTACAAGCCCCGTCTCGCCGAAGAGCACGGCAAGAAACTTGCCTTCAAGGATGCCCGCAAGCTCGCCAAGACGGGCATGAGCGGCAACGAACAGGTGATGATGTCGCCGTGGAAATTCAAACAGTACGGCGAATGCGGACGGTGGGCCTCGGAACTGTTCCCTTCCATCGCCCAGCACGTCGACGATCTCTGCTTCGTCCACAGCCTGCACACCAACGGTGTGGCCCATGGCCCGTCCACCATCTTTCTCCATACGGGGACGACCAACTTCGTCCGTCCGTCGATGGGAGCCTGGATCAGCTACGGCCTCGGCAATGAGAACGAGAACCTGCCGAGCTTCGTGACCATCAACCCTTCGCTCGGAAACGGCGGACCGCGCAACTACGGCAACGCCTTCCTTCCGGCCCACTACCAGGGAACCACCGTCGGCCGTGCCGGACAGCCTGCCCGCGATGCCCGCATCCAGTTCATCACGAACGACTCCGTCCCTCTCTCCGAGCAGAAACGCCAGCTCGAACTCCTCAGTTCGATCAACGCCGACCAGCTCGCGCGCCGCTCCCACGATGACGAACTCTCGGCCGTCGTGAACTCTTACGAGATGGCCTTCCGCATGCAGATGCATGCCCCGGAGATCACCGACATCTCGAAAGAGACGAAAGCGACCCAGGATCTCTACGGCATCGGGGTGAAGGAGACCGACGAATTCGGCCAGCAGTGCCTTCTGGCCCGCCGGATCTCCGAGGCCGGCTGCCGGTTTGTCCAGGTCAGCTATGCCGACAACACGGCCAATCCCCGCTGGGATCAGCACAGCAAGATCCAGCTGCATGCCACCCACGCCCAGGCCACCGATCGCCCCGTCGCAGGCCTTCTCGCCGACCTCAAGGCCCGCGGGCTGCTGGAAGACACCCTCGTCTGGTGGGGCGGTGAATTCGGCCGCAATCCGTTCACGCAGGGAGCCGACGGCCGCGATCACAATCCCAAGGGCTTCACCCACTTCTTTGCCGGCGGCGGGATGAAACCGGGATTCTCCTATGGAGCCACCGACGAATTCGGTCACGAGGCCGTCGTCGACAAGATGCACATGCATGACGTCCACGCCACGATTCTGCACGCACTCGGCCTGGACCACGAAAAACTCACCTACCGCCACGCCGGCCGCGATTTCCGTCTGACCGACGTGGAAGGCCGGGTCGTGAAAGACCTCTTCATCTAG
- the smpB gene encoding SsrA-binding protein SmpB gives MSTKSGKSTAAKDEKKFVCRNRRALHEFEILQELECGIALMGSEVKSIRAGKITIDEAFGRVEDGEVWLLNADIAEYPQASYLNHERKRPRKLLMKKREILKFAEAAKQKGLTLIPLSVQFDRGFVKVTLAVGKGRQLHDKREKLKKDSANREMREAVRKRRY, from the coding sequence ATGTCGACGAAATCCGGCAAATCGACCGCCGCCAAAGACGAGAAGAAATTCGTCTGCCGGAATCGCCGCGCGCTGCACGAATTCGAGATCCTGCAGGAACTCGAGTGCGGCATCGCGCTGATGGGCAGCGAAGTCAAAAGCATCCGGGCGGGAAAGATCACCATCGACGAAGCGTTCGGACGGGTTGAAGACGGCGAAGTCTGGCTCCTGAATGCGGATATCGCCGAGTATCCCCAGGCGTCCTATCTCAACCACGAACGGAAGCGGCCCCGCAAGCTCCTGATGAAGAAGCGGGAGATCCTCAAGTTCGCCGAGGCCGCCAAGCAGAAGGGACTCACGCTCATCCCGCTGTCGGTGCAGTTCGATCGGGGTTTCGTGAAGGTCACGCTCGCCGTCGGCAAGGGCCGACAACTTCACGACAAGCGCGAAAAGCTGAAGAAAGACTCAGCCAACCGCGAGATGCGCGAAGCCGTCCGCAAACGGCGATACTGA
- a CDS encoding SGNH/GDSL hydrolase family protein produces MKPVARIAFALLALGLFARPAWSFQAPAVEAAKPELKPLLGKLELQDGDSIVFLGDSITHQVLYTQYVEDYFYTRFPKMRLKFHNAGVGGDRAWDALARFDRDVAAYKPKYVTVLLGMNDGSVKAYDDALFKTYQQDMTELLKRITDIGATPILITPTMFDSRADRARPKNTRAPEDTALYNATLAYYGTWLREVAQENGWGFVDMWGPLNAITTEQRKTNPSFTMIKDAVHPLEDGQLIMAAAIINDIAPSRRVSAISITRGPKGQFRAGKPAGGVLSDLVADPEKVEFTWTADSLPWVVPANAALGVKLSKMGHRLGAESLQIAGLEPGRYTLTIDDVEVGSYTAEALSRRVELQGNEKTPQYQQALEVAMLNAKRNKGPFEGEIDGPERMKRNWWRKFQTYARTKRQSDATPADEALKKKVEELAKQIENLDEQVSKYNAQSKAIEDEIFQKNQPKPRKYVLKKVAGPANAKGSRKNA; encoded by the coding sequence ATGAAACCCGTTGCTCGCATCGCCTTCGCCCTGCTGGCGCTCGGTCTGTTCGCCCGGCCGGCCTGGTCGTTCCAGGCGCCGGCCGTGGAAGCCGCAAAGCCCGAACTGAAGCCGCTGCTCGGAAAGCTGGAACTGCAGGATGGCGACAGCATCGTCTTCCTGGGAGACAGCATTACCCACCAGGTTCTCTACACGCAGTACGTTGAGGACTACTTCTACACGCGGTTTCCAAAGATGCGTCTGAAGTTCCACAACGCCGGCGTCGGCGGCGACCGGGCCTGGGATGCGCTCGCACGCTTCGACCGCGATGTCGCGGCCTACAAGCCGAAGTATGTCACCGTCCTCCTGGGTATGAACGACGGCTCCGTCAAAGCCTATGACGATGCGCTCTTCAAGACTTACCAGCAGGACATGACGGAACTGCTGAAGCGAATCACCGACATCGGCGCGACTCCCATTCTCATTACGCCCACCATGTTCGACTCGCGAGCCGACCGGGCCCGCCCCAAAAACACGCGTGCCCCCGAGGACACGGCCCTCTACAACGCCACCCTCGCTTACTACGGCACGTGGTTGCGGGAAGTCGCCCAGGAGAATGGCTGGGGCTTCGTCGACATGTGGGGACCGCTGAACGCGATCACCACCGAGCAGCGCAAGACCAACCCGTCATTCACGATGATCAAGGACGCCGTCCACCCTCTGGAAGACGGCCAGCTCATCATGGCCGCTGCGATCATCAACGACATCGCTCCGTCCCGGCGCGTCTCTGCGATCTCGATCACCCGCGGCCCGAAGGGCCAGTTTCGCGCCGGCAAGCCTGCCGGAGGCGTCCTGTCTGATCTGGTCGCCGACCCGGAGAAGGTGGAGTTCACCTGGACAGCCGACTCTCTCCCCTGGGTGGTCCCGGCCAACGCAGCCCTGGGAGTGAAGCTTTCGAAGATGGGCCACCGGCTGGGAGCGGAATCGCTGCAGATCGCCGGGCTGGAACCGGGACGCTATACGCTGACAATCGACGACGTTGAAGTCGGCTCGTATACGGCCGAAGCGCTTAGCCGGCGCGTCGAGCTGCAGGGGAATGAGAAGACGCCCCAGTACCAGCAGGCCCTCGAAGTGGCGATGCTGAATGCGAAACGGAATAAAGGCCCGTTCGAAGGCGAAATCGATGGTCCGGAACGGATGAAACGCAACTGGTGGCGTAAGTTTCAGACGTACGCCCGCACGAAGCGGCAAAGTGATGCGACGCCGGCGGACGAGGCCTTGAAGAAGAAGGTCGAGGAACTGGCGAAGCAGATCGAGAACCTCGACGAACAGGTTTCCAAGTACAACGCGCAGTCGAAAGCGATCGAGGACGAAATCTTCCAGAAGAACCAGCCGAAGCCGAGGAAGTACGTCCTGAAGAAGGTCGCAGGCCCGGCGAACGCGAAGGGCAGCCGCAAGAACGCCTGA
- a CDS encoding penicillin-binding protein activator LpoB, which produces MQRRQFLSQMIFVAPLALGCRGRQVAHVLRGDQEDMVGSHEAGAETWKPLVAEATCKLLAREQEVVQTSSAEQIGMSVESGDGSTASMKAVSILDGLPKKRVCFVGVENKSQEELGDYREQLYEQIDTIINESKTFGVVNRKFVEAGLRQAALRPDDLFVPNNRRNFVAIMEQQEQPFDYLLFARVTSGTTDNNGDYQRDYLLTLELVNVATGDFAKESAELRKGYHKSKLSKLRNYGA; this is translated from the coding sequence ATGCAACGTCGCCAGTTTCTCAGTCAGATGATTTTTGTTGCACCGCTGGCGCTGGGGTGTCGCGGCCGGCAGGTCGCCCATGTTCTGCGCGGCGACCAGGAAGACATGGTTGGCAGCCACGAGGCCGGCGCCGAAACGTGGAAGCCGCTCGTGGCCGAGGCGACCTGCAAGCTGCTCGCGCGGGAGCAGGAGGTCGTCCAGACGTCGTCGGCCGAACAGATCGGAATGTCGGTCGAATCGGGGGACGGGAGCACAGCCAGCATGAAGGCCGTCAGCATTCTCGACGGTCTGCCCAAGAAGCGGGTCTGCTTTGTGGGAGTGGAGAACAAGAGCCAGGAAGAACTGGGCGACTACCGCGAACAGCTGTACGAGCAGATCGACACGATTATCAATGAGTCAAAGACGTTCGGCGTCGTGAACCGGAAATTCGTCGAAGCGGGTCTGCGTCAGGCGGCCCTGCGCCCGGACGACCTCTTCGTGCCGAACAATCGCCGCAACTTCGTCGCCATCATGGAACAGCAGGAGCAGCCATTCGACTACCTGCTGTTCGCACGGGTGACCAGCGGTACAACCGACAACAACGGCGACTACCAGCGCGACTATCTGCTGACGCTCGAACTGGTGAATGTGGCGACTGGCGATTTCGCCAAGGAATCGGCCGAACTGCGGAAGGGCTACCACAAGTCGAAGCTGTCGAAGCTCCGGAACTATGGAGCATAA
- a CDS encoding nucleotidyltransferase produces the protein MSDFQRYMHLQAGRAYRIGAAFDSFIDTQIGIGAGTRERASASHSALRGYLRGLAQENEGFPRILRDTDRDFLGGSFARHTKIWPLNDIDVYLPIDGTGLVYSQGGFQAPYTVLTDEVLDTNPLAVDRDRWWDGGYLSSAKLINGFAEALRSNYPVTTRVRRVGEAVMVTLSNDLGFDVVPCFSLKPHAAYEDPFYLIPDGSNGWIKTNPRLDQQLSDELHRKNNRSLRRAVKLFKWWSNEFVGGRIESYYAELAIMRAFELQNRLGTTITSVSVGTCVAFQAVRDAVRAGDLPPILNGSPAVESGALTTTDLTRINQAVANGDRAIRHEQADQIEEAFEAWRAVFGHEFPTA, from the coding sequence GTGAGCGACTTCCAGCGATACATGCATCTGCAGGCAGGGCGTGCCTATCGAATCGGCGCTGCGTTTGATTCTTTTATCGACACGCAGATCGGGATCGGCGCCGGCACGAGGGAGCGGGCGTCGGCCAGCCATTCCGCCCTTCGGGGCTATCTTCGGGGCCTTGCGCAGGAGAATGAGGGCTTTCCGAGGATCTTGCGGGACACTGACCGGGATTTCCTCGGAGGGTCGTTTGCCCGCCACACGAAAATCTGGCCGCTGAACGATATCGACGTCTATCTGCCGATCGACGGGACTGGGCTCGTGTACTCGCAGGGAGGCTTCCAGGCTCCTTACACCGTTCTGACAGACGAAGTGCTTGATACAAACCCGCTGGCCGTCGACCGTGATCGGTGGTGGGACGGCGGATACCTCTCCTCCGCGAAGCTCATCAACGGCTTCGCCGAAGCACTGCGATCGAACTATCCTGTAACAACGCGCGTGCGGCGTGTGGGCGAAGCAGTGATGGTGACGTTATCGAATGACTTAGGATTCGATGTCGTCCCATGCTTTAGCCTGAAACCGCACGCTGCTTACGAAGACCCGTTCTATCTCATTCCGGACGGGAGTAACGGTTGGATCAAGACCAATCCAAGACTCGATCAGCAACTGTCGGACGAGCTTCATCGGAAGAACAATCGTAGCCTCCGACGCGCCGTAAAGCTGTTCAAGTGGTGGTCGAATGAGTTCGTCGGGGGACGCATCGAGTCCTATTACGCTGAGCTCGCGATCATGCGTGCGTTTGAACTTCAGAACAGGCTCGGAACGACTATCACCTCGGTTTCGGTAGGTACATGCGTTGCGTTCCAAGCAGTGCGTGACGCGGTTCGGGCAGGCGACCTTCCTCCGATTCTGAATGGGTCGCCGGCTGTGGAGTCTGGTGCTCTCACGACGACCGACCTGACCCGCATCAATCAAGCAGTCGCAAACGGCGACCGCGCGATTCGGCACGAGCAAGCGGATCAAATCGAAGAGGCATTCGAGGCGTGGCGAGCCGTTTTTGGGCACGAGTTTCCGACTGCCTAA
- a CDS encoding S-4TM family putative pore-forming effector, with amino-acid sequence MTNAIPRRQNELVYLVRAHREADRQAKYTAIAQITLSFVSAILGPSLAWLVSRNYPAYGPSAKAWAGLIAIATIAVDVVFLEPRVKRFRELKARLQDQFDTAVYDLPWNGVKAGRPVDAGEITALADRHKAAFPDDKPFLDWYPASVGEVPMSYARLLCQKSSMRWDSSLRDLFCLIYSVLLALLVGIGFVFAMAAHYDMQALVLSVLMPVLPAALQIWRERQKNTEAGEDMDRASQKVEALLDGLLAGSLTDDEAKHQSRLLQDELFDRRRRAPSIPERLYQYKRDEDEKKMKVAALERVNQMKQKLGLPTGNTVSGS; translated from the coding sequence ATGACTAACGCTATCCCGCGGCGGCAAAACGAACTCGTATATCTGGTTCGAGCCCATCGAGAAGCCGACCGCCAGGCTAAATACACGGCGATTGCGCAGATCACGCTCTCATTCGTCTCAGCCATTCTCGGGCCATCCTTGGCATGGCTCGTATCGCGTAACTATCCCGCATACGGGCCGTCAGCAAAAGCCTGGGCCGGCCTGATCGCCATCGCCACCATTGCAGTCGATGTTGTTTTTCTCGAACCGCGTGTTAAGCGATTTCGCGAGTTGAAGGCGCGCCTCCAGGATCAGTTCGACACAGCAGTTTACGATCTACCATGGAACGGGGTGAAAGCTGGCCGTCCTGTTGATGCTGGCGAAATTACCGCTCTCGCGGATCGCCATAAGGCAGCGTTTCCGGACGACAAGCCGTTTCTGGACTGGTACCCGGCCAGCGTGGGCGAAGTGCCCATGAGCTACGCCCGGCTCCTCTGTCAGAAATCCAGCATGAGGTGGGACTCATCTTTGAGAGATCTGTTTTGCCTGATCTACTCCGTCCTTCTCGCGTTGCTCGTGGGCATCGGCTTCGTGTTCGCCATGGCTGCCCATTACGACATGCAAGCCTTAGTTTTGTCTGTGTTGATGCCAGTGCTTCCCGCCGCTCTGCAGATCTGGCGGGAGCGGCAGAAGAACACCGAGGCAGGCGAGGATATGGATCGTGCGTCTCAGAAGGTGGAGGCGCTTCTTGACGGACTGCTCGCTGGCTCGCTGACGGACGACGAAGCAAAGCATCAGTCAAGGCTTCTTCAGGACGAGCTCTTTGATCGACGACGCCGGGCGCCTTCGATTCCAGAAAGGCTCTACCAGTACAAGCGCGACGAAGACGAAAAGAAGATGAAGGTTGCGGCTCTCGAAAGAGTCAATCAGATGAAACAGAAGCTCGGGCTTCCTACGGGCAATACTGTGAGTGGGAGTTGA
- a CDS encoding Mov34/MPN/PAD-1 family protein encodes MLSYPIGSSGQSICFAPEVLAHFHRHRQTRWYHREAGGQLFATTAGLVLTIVEATGPRRSDRRTRVSYVPNRAAEASEIADQQTRGRVFVGDWHTHPESVPNPSPLDQRSIQECFRKSTHGLNGFLLVIVGLAEFPDGLLVSVSDSERTHVLHPYS; translated from the coding sequence ATGCTTAGTTACCCGATCGGCAGCTCAGGGCAGTCAATCTGCTTCGCACCAGAGGTGCTCGCGCATTTCCATCGCCATCGACAGACGCGCTGGTATCACCGCGAAGCGGGAGGACAGCTCTTCGCCACCACAGCGGGCCTGGTTCTGACTATTGTCGAGGCAACCGGGCCGCGACGATCCGATCGTCGCACTCGGGTGTCATATGTTCCGAATCGAGCTGCCGAGGCGAGCGAGATCGCTGACCAGCAAACGCGAGGACGCGTTTTCGTCGGTGATTGGCATACTCATCCTGAATCGGTGCCGAACCCATCACCACTCGATCAACGCAGCATTCAGGAATGCTTTCGAAAATCGACACATGGACTCAACGGATTCTTGCTTGTGATTGTCGGCTTGGCCGAGTTCCCCGACGGTCTGTTGGTCAGCGTGAGCGATTCCGAACGCACGCACGTGCTCCATCCGTATTCGTAG
- a CDS encoding ThiF family adenylyltransferase has translation MPEGDGFPPDQAVRRIAERFAAAGISGRKLEWHELARYRGEKFIAGWEFRIQFSDRTRRLRLLIPENAPWVFSRIALDDAPPFLTWPHVEKDGLLCLRPNSWTVDPSLPEEAALDELGRATELIERLITNGGDADFRNEFRSYWDHICDHKAGPIFSVAVPGPPSRQVHVWRGQQFSLIADSPQGIDQWLRARFPDITQKQMVIERAGLIWLNNPPVPAEFPDSIAKLKELAAQNKTDLFQMLDGHQGTDGGEFLVIFGAESTSGIGFIGVSISRNTSKFGNQSIEKGFRKGKVPKALMANRTLNGRVVPRTVDRADAAWVHGRDQDSRQMVLQKAHVAVLGCGSVGGQVAELLASAGVGSLLLVDPERLTWSNVGRHVLGAEFVELSKAESIARQLGKRFPHIRQIEARRESWQGVVRASAGTLAHCNLIVSTMGDWSSECQLNTWHSEEIPDVPILYGWTEAYCCAGHAVVIRPEGGCFQCGFSRNGRVLFPVARWPEGATIRREPACGADFQPYGPIELAHVCATIAEFALDCLLEAPERSTHRVWSGAERLLIATGGQWTEQWAELTGGSVLGSRQLQRNWETASDCPICGKKPDA, from the coding sequence ATGCCTGAGGGTGACGGATTCCCGCCCGATCAGGCGGTTCGTCGGATCGCCGAGCGTTTCGCAGCTGCCGGCATCTCGGGCAGGAAGCTGGAGTGGCACGAATTAGCACGATATCGCGGTGAAAAATTCATCGCGGGTTGGGAATTTCGAATTCAATTCTCCGACCGTACTCGTCGCCTGCGACTGCTCATTCCCGAAAACGCCCCGTGGGTGTTTTCTCGGATTGCGCTTGATGATGCACCGCCGTTCCTGACCTGGCCACATGTGGAAAAGGACGGGCTGCTTTGTCTACGTCCCAACTCCTGGACGGTCGATCCGTCTTTGCCCGAAGAAGCGGCCCTGGATGAACTCGGGCGTGCCACGGAGCTAATTGAAAGATTGATCACGAACGGCGGAGACGCTGATTTCAGGAACGAGTTCCGCTCGTACTGGGATCACATCTGCGATCACAAGGCTGGGCCGATCTTCAGCGTCGCTGTGCCGGGACCTCCAAGTCGCCAGGTCCACGTCTGGCGCGGACAGCAGTTTTCTCTCATCGCCGACAGTCCGCAGGGGATAGATCAATGGTTGCGGGCAAGGTTCCCCGACATCACTCAGAAACAAATGGTGATCGAGCGGGCAGGGCTGATATGGCTCAACAATCCGCCGGTTCCAGCAGAGTTCCCAGATTCAATTGCCAAGTTGAAGGAGCTCGCAGCTCAAAACAAAACAGACTTGTTTCAGATGCTCGACGGCCATCAAGGTACGGACGGCGGCGAGTTTCTCGTGATATTCGGTGCGGAGTCCACCAGCGGAATTGGCTTCATCGGCGTCTCGATCTCTCGCAACACTTCTAAATTCGGAAATCAATCGATTGAAAAGGGATTTCGCAAAGGGAAAGTTCCAAAGGCCCTGATGGCGAATCGGACTCTCAATGGCCGTGTGGTTCCACGGACTGTTGACCGCGCTGATGCGGCGTGGGTTCACGGCCGTGATCAGGATTCTCGCCAGATGGTGCTCCAAAAGGCACACGTGGCGGTATTGGGATGCGGCTCAGTCGGAGGACAAGTCGCAGAACTCCTTGCGTCCGCTGGCGTGGGAAGCCTTTTGCTCGTGGACCCCGAACGCCTGACCTGGTCCAATGTTGGACGCCATGTTCTTGGCGCTGAGTTCGTTGAACTGAGCAAGGCCGAGTCGATCGCACGACAACTCGGGAAGAGATTCCCACACATCCGCCAAATCGAGGCGCGGCGGGAGTCATGGCAGGGGGTGGTCAGGGCGTCAGCGGGAACCCTCGCACACTGCAATCTAATCGTCAGCACGATGGGCGATTGGTCGTCTGAATGCCAACTGAATACCTGGCACTCAGAAGAGATACCCGATGTGCCAATTCTGTATGGCTGGACGGAAGCCTATTGCTGCGCGGGTCACGCAGTGGTAATTCGCCCCGAAGGCGGTTGTTTCCAGTGCGGATTCTCGCGAAATGGCAGAGTATTGTTTCCCGTGGCCCGATGGCCCGAAGGCGCAACAATCCGACGTGAACCTGCTTGTGGCGCAGACTTTCAACCGTATGGACCGATCGAACTTGCGCATGTTTGTGCCACGATCGCCGAATTTGCGCTGGATTGCCTCCTGGAGGCACCGGAGAGATCAACACATCGAGTTTGGTCAGGCGCCGAACGACTCCTCATTGCTACCGGCGGCCAGTGGACCGAGCAGTGGGCAGAGCTGACTGGTGGAAGCGTGCTTGGCAGTCGACAACTGCAGAGGAATTGGGAAACGGCAAGCGACTGTCCAATATGTGGCAAGAAGCCCGATGCTTAG